In a genomic window of Niallia taxi:
- a CDS encoding Gfo/Idh/MocA family oxidoreductase, with protein MGILNVGLLGAGRMGAFHGESIATRIPETRLYAIADPYPGAAEGLADKLGSNIKTYTDPLEMMKDPNVDAVIIASPARTHADNVIAAARNGKAVFCEKPMAITLEEADRVLKVVQEMKVPLQVGFNRRFSKGFKSAHEEIVAGKIGTPQLLRSITRDPALGNPNIPEWTIFLETLIHDFDTLLFLNPGAKPIEVFVMADALVRPDFKENGLLDTAVVSIRFNNGAIGIAEANFQAVYGYDVRGEVFGSEGMLQMGSIRESNMTRYTKEGVSYDTCRYDQDLLFEAYVAELKSFVNAVKTNKPTAANGEDARSALLIARACIESYKLNKPVKIENGVLI; from the coding sequence ATGGGTATATTAAATGTAGGTTTATTGGGTGCAGGGCGAATGGGGGCTTTTCATGGGGAAAGTATCGCAACAAGAATTCCAGAAACTAGGTTATATGCAATCGCGGATCCGTATCCTGGTGCTGCTGAAGGCTTAGCTGATAAACTAGGTTCAAATATTAAGACTTATACAGATCCTCTTGAAATGATGAAGGATCCTAATGTTGATGCAGTCATTATTGCTTCTCCAGCAAGAACACATGCAGATAATGTGATTGCTGCTGCAAGAAACGGAAAAGCTGTTTTCTGTGAAAAACCAATGGCCATAACATTAGAAGAAGCGGACAGAGTATTGAAGGTTGTTCAGGAAATGAAAGTGCCTTTACAGGTTGGTTTTAACCGCCGTTTTTCAAAAGGATTTAAAAGTGCTCATGAAGAAATTGTTGCTGGCAAGATAGGAACGCCTCAACTATTACGCTCTATAACTAGAGATCCTGCTTTGGGTAACCCAAATATTCCAGAATGGACGATTTTCTTAGAAACACTCATTCATGATTTTGATACATTATTATTTTTAAATCCTGGTGCAAAACCGATTGAAGTATTCGTAATGGCAGACGCATTAGTAAGACCTGATTTTAAAGAAAATGGCTTACTTGATACTGCGGTGGTAAGTATTCGATTTAATAATGGTGCCATTGGAATCGCTGAAGCAAATTTTCAGGCTGTATATGGATATGATGTGCGTGGAGAGGTTTTTGGTTCTGAGGGAATGTTGCAAATGGGTAGTATTCGTGAGTCAAATATGACTAGATACACAAAAGAGGGTGTAAGTTACGATACTTGCCGCTATGACCAAGACTTACTCTTTGAAGCTTATGTAGCTGAGTTGAAATCTTTTGTAAACGCAGTTAAAACGAATAAGCCGACAGCGGCTAACGGAGAAGATGCCCGTTCGGCATTATTAATAGCCCGCGCTTGTATAGAATCTTATAAACTAAATAAACCAGTTAAA
- a CDS encoding phosphotransferase — translation MTNEYEKEEVLTGGNISDVYRSGNTVRRDLKPGSEKIHKVLKHLENKGFDYAPRFLGIDEKNREILTYIEGEAGNYPLKKYMWSDNVLKEIANMLRLYHDAVSDFSLLNEWKPMENTPKKIEVVCHNDFAVYNIIFNNERPVGIIDFDVAAPGPRLWDIAYTLYTCVPLSRLWHTEKGEAVHYNPLKDADRIKQRVKLFFECYGVENMDKDFLEMVILRVEGLCKYMIKKAEEGDIAFQKMLDEGQLEHYQKELQFIHEHGKEWI, via the coding sequence ATGACAAATGAGTACGAAAAGGAAGAAGTGCTAACGGGTGGGAATATCTCAGACGTATATCGCTCTGGAAATACGGTTCGGCGAGATTTAAAGCCAGGTAGTGAAAAAATTCATAAAGTATTGAAGCATCTTGAAAATAAAGGTTTTGATTATGCACCAAGGTTCTTAGGAATTGATGAGAAAAATAGAGAGATATTAACGTATATTGAAGGGGAAGCAGGTAATTATCCTCTAAAAAAATATATGTGGTCTGATAATGTATTAAAAGAAATAGCGAATATGCTCCGTCTTTATCATGATGCTGTGAGTGATTTCTCTTTATTAAATGAATGGAAACCAATGGAAAATACTCCAAAAAAAATAGAAGTTGTATGCCATAATGACTTTGCTGTGTACAACATTATTTTTAATAATGAAAGACCAGTTGGGATTATTGATTTTGACGTTGCAGCTCCTGGTCCAAGACTTTGGGATATAGCTTATACTCTTTACACCTGTGTTCCTTTAAGCAGACTTTGGCATACCGAGAAGGGTGAGGCAGTACATTATAATCCCCTTAAAGATGCTGATCGTATTAAACAAAGAGTTAAATTATTTTTTGAATGCTACGGTGTTGAAAATATGGATAAGGACTTTTTAGAAATGGTGATTCTAAGAGTTGAAGGATTATGTAAATATATGATTAAAAAAGCAGAAGAAGGAGATATTGCTTTTCAAAAGATGCTGGATGAAGGGCAACTTGAGCACTATCAAAAGGAACTTCAATTTATTCATGAGCATGGAAAAGAGTGGATTTAA